In Symmachiella dynata, the following are encoded in one genomic region:
- a CDS encoding dihydrodipicolinate synthase family protein, translated as MNSAEDPNTSPVGLRGMMPILPTAITREGAIDEASQRRLVQYCLKCGAVAIGHFGIASEFHKIPDHARQSLTEMIVDEVAGRVPVFLGVTAPGVGTSLNYARQAEQLGADMIMAALPYVDLPDADGAFDYYASLSEATTLPIIIQDTPASSSILTAQLLWRMDREIAGVQHVKAEGKNFVTKTAQLLELSGGTISVIGGAGGKHLLHLLRLGVKAFMTGTEALDLHAAAVHAHLEGETEQAAKIYVEQILPYLQFYLDYSEELLKTMLHERGVIDCPDVLAPPAAAAMSAVEQAELDWILDRIGWRKRWPNIP; from the coding sequence ATGAACAGCGCGGAGGATCCCAATACGTCGCCAGTTGGACTGCGGGGCATGATGCCGATTCTGCCCACAGCCATCACGCGCGAGGGGGCTATTGACGAAGCGAGCCAGCGGCGGTTGGTGCAATATTGCCTGAAGTGCGGCGCTGTCGCGATTGGCCATTTTGGGATCGCTTCGGAATTTCACAAAATCCCCGATCATGCCCGGCAAAGTTTGACCGAGATGATTGTCGACGAAGTGGCCGGCCGCGTGCCGGTGTTTCTTGGCGTCACTGCTCCGGGGGTCGGCACCTCGCTGAACTATGCCCGCCAAGCCGAACAGCTCGGCGCGGATATGATTATGGCGGCACTGCCGTATGTCGATCTGCCCGATGCAGACGGTGCCTTCGACTACTATGCGTCGCTGTCGGAGGCAACCACGCTGCCGATCATCATCCAAGACACCCCCGCCAGTTCATCGATTCTGACAGCCCAGTTATTGTGGCGGATGGATCGAGAGATTGCCGGCGTGCAGCACGTCAAAGCCGAAGGCAAGAACTTTGTGACCAAGACCGCGCAGTTGTTGGAACTTTCCGGCGGGACTATCTCGGTGATCGGTGGAGCGGGCGGTAAGCATTTGCTGCATCTGTTGCGATTGGGCGTGAAGGCATTCATGACGGGGACCGAAGCCCTCGACCTGCACGCCGCCGCCGTTCACGCGCATCTGGAGGGCGAGACAGAGCAAGCGGCCAAGATCTACGTAGAACAGATTTTGCCTTACTTGCAGTTCTATCTGGACTATTCTGAGGAACTACTCAAAACGATGCTGCATGAGCGGGGGGTGATCGATTGCCCCGACGTATTGGCTCCCCCAGCAGCGGCGGCGATGAGCGCCGTGGAACAAGCGGAGTTGGATTGGATCCTGGACCGCATCGGTTGGCGAAAACGTTGGCCGAACATTCCCTAA